The DNA sequence CAGGCATCGACATCAAGGATACACAAACCGGCCTGCGGGTCATTCCGGCTCTTTTCATGGAAAGACTACTTGAAATTCCAGGCGATCGTTTCGAATATGAGACTCAAATGTTGCTCGAAACGAAGCGGAATGATTGGAAAATCTATTCCCAAGAAATTTCAACGATCTATCTCGACGAAAATGCGTCTTCGCATTTCCGGGTCATCGCCGATTCGATCGCTATCTATGCTGTTTTCTTCAAATATTTATTGTCGTCCATCGCTGCCTTCCTGCTGGATGTGGCTGTCTACGCGCTCATACTTCGCCTGTTGAAGGCTGTCAGCCTTTATTCAATCGGTGTGTCTTCACTCGGTGCCAGGGGAGTGTCCTCCCTGTTCAACTATTTTGTGAACAGGAATGTGGTTTTCTCAAATACTTCAGGTCGCAGTAGCTTTCTGAAGTATTTCGCGTTGGTGCTCATTCAAATTTTGTTGTCCACCAATCTGGTGTACTTCGGACATCTGCTTTTTCCGCGCTTTGATACCGTTCCGATAAAAATAATGGTGGATGGGCTTTTGTTTTTTTTCAGTTATTATATCCAGAAGAACTTTATCTTCACGAGGTGACAAGCATGCAACTTAAAAAGAAAATTCTATATTTTTCAGCATTTATTCTTACCGTAATTTATCTTGTCTGGAGAGGCCTCTACACGCTCCCCTGGGATGGATCCATTTTTGCGCTGGTGTTCGGGATCCTGCTGTGGCTCAGTGAGATATTGTCCAATTTTACCGCCGTGATCCTGATCTGGAGCAAGAACAGTTCCAAAGAAATCAGTAAGCCGGATGTTTCGCCGGAACTATTTCCTGATGTCGATGTCTTCATCGCTACTCATAACGAAGAGGTCTCGTTATTACTGAAGACCGTGAATGCAGCAGTGAACATGGCGTATCCGGATAAATCTAAAGTCCACATCTATATCGCGGATGACGCGAACCGCATCGAGGTTGCTGCGCTCGCGAACCAGTTTTCGGTCGGGTATATCGGGCTGGAAGGCAATAAACATGCTAAGTCCGGCAATTTGAACAATGCTTTGAAGTACACGCAATCGCCGCTGATTGCTACTTTTGATGCAGATATGATCCCGTACTCCGACTTTTTGTTGGAGACGGTGCCTTATTTTGTGGATGATTGGGTGCGAAATGCAGATTCGGATAAGCAAAAGCGGTTAGGATTGATCCAGACGCCTCAGAGTTTCTATAATGCCGATCTGTTCCAATTCAATCTCTTTTCCGAGACCTCGCTTCCGAATGAACAGGATTTTTTCTCGAGGGAAGTAAATGTCCTCAACACTGCTCAGGACGCCGCTATCTATACCGGATCCAATACGCTGATTCTGCGGAGAGCAATCGATGAGGCTGGCGGTTTTCCTACAGACACGATCACGGAGGATTTTGAACTGGGGGCAAGAATCAATGCGGAGGGATATCGGAACATTTCCACAACCGAACCGTTGGCAAGCGGCTTGACGCCAATCGATATCCCAAGCGCAATCAGGCAGCGCATCCGCTGGGGACGGGGCGTCGTTCAAAGTGTGCATAATCTGCGCATTCTTACGAACAAAAATCTTACTTTTAGACAGAAATTGGTTTTCCTCAACAGCTATTTGTATTGGTGGGCTTTTCTCCGAAGGTTGCTCTATATAATGGCACCAATCCTCTTTACCGTCTTCGATGTGAAAGTTGTCGATACCGATTTTTGGACATTGTTGCTTTTTTGGTTGCCTAGCTATTATTTCATCCATCTTTCGATGCAGGATCTCTCCAGCGACATCCGGACGCAGCGATGGGGCGAGGTCCAAGAAACCATATTCGCCCCTTATATGATCCTGCCTGTTTTCTTGCAGGCAATCGGTATTAAGGAGACGCGCTTCAAAGTGACCAACAAAGCGGCTGTGCAATCAAAGAAAGATATACTGTATATGCTTCCGCATCTGCTGCTGTTGTCGCTGACCGTGATTGGGATTGTTAAGTTCAATTACGGAAAATACGGTTCGGAGATATTTTACGGCAGTGTCATCACTTTTTGGTTGTTGACGCACTTGTTCAATCTCACTTTTTCGGTCCTGTTCTTTTTGGGCAGGCCTGCCTATAGGAAATCGGAGCGCTTTTTGGCGGAAAACCCTATTCTGGTGAGCTACGACAGCCAAGAATATCGGCTGATGACAAAAAATCACTCGGAGCAGGGCTTGTCTTTCTTTTCTGCAGATCCGTTGTATTTCCCCGAAGAAGCCGTGCTGCATTTTACGGTTGAAAAAAATGAGTACAGAACGCGCCTGACCGGTAAGGTGGTCCGGGTTTACGAGGAGCAGGATGGCTGGGTTTACGGTGTGGAATTGGAGGAGATCCCTTTTGAGGAGTATATCCAATATTTGTTGATCATCTATGATGGGTTCAACCGCAGTCTGCCCCAATTCCGTGATCCTTGGGTGAACTCCTTCGATCGTTTCATCGACAACCTCAGCAGAAGGTCCGGCGTCCATGAAGACAGAGGCAGTTCTGCAAACAAGTTTCCGATTATCCAAGTCAATGAGCAGATCGACGTTTCAGGAATGGAGTTTTTGATCCGGCGCTTCAATTATAAGCATTTCTACATCTCTTCCCAACAGGATCTCTCCAAGAATGGCGCTTTTCAAGTTTGTATCGATGGTGTTCCGTTCGATTTGAGCTATGTCACCCGAAATGATGAGGATGAGTACACCTTTGGAATCGAGAATTTGGCTGTGTTGATGAAGGACACTGCCTTTGAGACGTTGCTGCAAAAATGGCGCAACAAAGTGGGAGGGGTTCGATGATTTTGATTCTATTGCGCACGGCGCTGTTCATTCTTTCCATTTATGGCTTCAAGTGGCTGCTGCAGCAGGCTCTCGCTCTCGATCCGAAAATCGCTTGGATCGCTGCCTGTTGTTTGAATATTCTCATTTTATATTTCGGAGCCTTCGCAGGCCTGCTTGCGCCGACAACAACGGGTCTCGCCGGTACAGGTTGGTTGCTCGCCGGTTATGCTTCGTACCGGAAGTTCAGGCAAAAGCAACTGTTCAATCCAGGCCTGCATTTGGTTACAATCGGCTTGCTGTTTTATTTCCTGATTTTCGCAGCAACGCTACTGGAAACGAAGTTGGAGCATTACGATAATTTTTCGCACTGGGCGACAATCGTGAAGTTTCTCTATACAGAATCCAGACTACCCAGCGCATCGGATGCACTCATCGGTTTTGGTTCGTATCCTCCAGGCAGCTCGCTTTTTGTTTATTACGCGGCCAAGATGATTGGCTACAATGACGGTGTCCTGCTGATGGGTCAATTCTTGCTTATTTTCAGTTGTGTCATTTCGCTGCTGGCTCCTATCAGGGATGAGTCCCGAGGCTTGGTTGTGGCGATGAATTTCAGCATGCTGGCGATTTTTAACTATTTCAATATTTCCATCCGCATGAACAACTTGTTGGTGGACTTTCTGTTGCCGCTGTTGACTTTAGCCGGAATCGCCGGTATCTATCGCATGCGCGAAAACATCAAAGCGTTATCCGTATATTTTGTTCTGATTGCTTCAGTGTTGAGTCTCGTCAAAAACAGTGCTGTTTTCTTTGTGGTGCTGCTATGCGGCTACTATCTCTATACGGTAATAGGTTCCCGGAACAGGTTCAAAAAAGTTTGGCATATTCCGGTCAACGTAGTGGCAGTATTTGGCAGTGCTCTGACGCCGTATCTTATTTGGGCGCGCCATGCCGGGGAACAATTCTCCAGTTCCAAGCACGCTGTGAGTCTGAGCGGATATAAGCAGATTTTTTTGGAAAAAGATGCATCTGTTACTGCCGCGATAACCGAAAAGTTTTTGGCTGCGCTGACCGACCTTGCCACTATCCCGTTTCAGGGCATTATCCTGTTCCATTTGATTATGATCAGTGCTTATCTCATCATGCGCTTCTTGATCGGGAGGAAGAACAGCCTACTGCGCTGTACGCTTTTGGTCGATCTGATTATCGCGGCTTATTATTCGGGGATCTATTTCATGTTCTTATTTTCCATGCCCACGGAGGAAGCACTCGTTTTGGCCGGATTTGAACGCTACGCCTCCAGCATCATCATCTTTTCGCTGGGGATCGCCATGATGGTGCTTTCCCGTGAGATTGACTACTCGCTGTTCGAGCAAGCGGTCAAAAACAGGAACCACCGCAGCTTCAGAAGTCTGACAAACAAGAAAGTCTATCAGAACAGCAGTCTGGGCCTGCTGTTCTTTGCGATGATCATGCTCCTATCGGAAAATAACGGCATGAAATACAACAATACACTCTATGAGGAGTCTGTGCCGGCTGCATTCTCCGAAATTAGCGGAAACCAGATGATGATGAACGGCGATCGCTATTTGGTGATAAGCGCGGATCAGGAGGCTGTCGAAAACTATCTGATCAGTTACGTCGGAAAGTACTATCTCTATTCCCCGAATGTGGATGCAGTCGAGAATCTGATCATGGACGACGAAACTTTCCTGAACTTGCTGAAGAACTACGATAAATTTGTGGTGCTGGACGCCCATTACACTTTCAATGCGCTGACCGAAAAATTGATACACAAGCATTTTGAACCAGGAATTTATGCTGTTGATGATTATTTTTGAGAGAGCTGAATAATAGGACATTGGATAAGCATGAATCATCTTGTTAGAATAGAAAAGATTCGTTGATCCCCGATGAAACGGAACTCATCGGGGATTTTTTTTGGTGCGTGGGATTGGAGTGCAGGAGAGCGTCAGCTCCCATGAGGAAGGTACTCATCGGAGAACAGCCCTGTGCCAGATAGCTCACCTCCTGCGAGGGCAGCTTCCCCGGAGGACAAGCCCCAGAAATATACGCCAACTACGATGACGGCGCCTCTCATCGGAGGAGAGAGCGCAAGCATGCTTGGCCGGCTGCTCCGGCCGCAAAAAAATAGCCCAACCCGGCGCATCCGGATTGGGCTAACGATGAAAGTTCAGCACAAAACTTGGCCTTTTCCATGGTAATAGCCTTGCTGATAAACCATTCCCAGGTTTTTAAGCTTGTTGCTGATGCATTCCGACTCAACGCCTTCGACAACCAATTTAAGATTGTAACGATTGGAAAAGTTAAGCCAGTTATTCAAGAAAAAGAACATGCTGTCTTCGTTGGTGTTTCTGAAATCCAGCAGTGAAATTTTGATGGTATGAATATTTTGAACATTTTTTGATATCAATTCAAAGTTGTTTTGGCCACTGCCTATATCATCGATCGCCAATGAAAAACCTTTGTTCTTCAGATTTGAGATATAGTTTTGGAGGGCATCCGCTCCATCGGCCGGGTCAAATTCGCAGCAATGTTCAGTTAATTCGATCGAGACATTCTCTCTCATCGAGGAAATATTATCCAAAAATGCCCAAGTCGAAGGGTGCTGCAACTGTTGTGGATGCAGATTCAGCGACAGATTTGTGTTGCTGTGTTTGTCCACCAATTTTTTCAGTTCCCTAAAATAATAAGCCATCAACCTGGCATTACGTTCGTCCTTTTCAATGAACCACAGAAACATTTTTTCAGGGAAAGCCCGCAATTTTGTGGATCTTAATAAAATTTCATACCCATCGATAACATTTGCACGCGAACACAGCATGATTGGCTGACATACCAGATATAAATCATCTAACAACTCCTGCATCTTATCCATTCCTTTTTCCCCCTTCCGATCACTGCAAACCAAACTGTCAAACTAAATTGGACCGAAACCTATAGTTAAATAATTCCACCGATTGAAATAAATGAAATCGGTTGATTATTCGATTGCATCTGTGCATAAAAAATCAATTGCCCTAAAACCATCAGTGACCGAAGGCGATGCCTCATCGCAACTGGGATGTGCCTTCTTTGAAGACGGCTCCCTTGCGCTCCCAGGCGACGAACCTATTTTGGTACGCGTCTTTGGGATTTTGTGCTGATCCTGTGAGATTATACCTAATTCTACCGCCGTGATTCCCATTTTGAGCAAAATAGTCCAAAAAGAATAACCGAACCAACAGTGTCATGAAAAAATTAGCGCTGGAACGAATTATCGGAGGTGGCTGCCTTCCGAGCCTCCGTGCTCCGACGAGCGGGGCGCTCGTCGGAAGACAGACTGCGCCTACGATCTCAACTCCGGTGAGCGCATGCTGGCCGGAGGAGCGTGCGTGGCGGCCGGCCGAACTCCGGCGAAGCCGCTGTGGTCGGAGGTGATAGTCTTTTTGGGTGGATTTCTCCGGCAGAGAATCTCTTCTTTTAGGAAAGAGTACTGTATCTTCGGTAGCTAGTTTGCGTATGTTTATGATGAGTGTGGTCAATTATTCATCATCCTCATTCTGGAATACGCTTGTATAATCCAAAATCATCATTGAAATAAGTTATCGTATATGATAACATGTAGCTGAAGGAAGTAATATTCTTGGGGGGAATAGCTTGGCATATGATGTTGAATTTTATCAAAAAGAGAATGGGGAAGTACCGGTACGAGATTTCCTCGAATCCTTACCTCCCAAATTAAGAGCTAAGACTTTCCGAGAAATTGAACTATTGAAAGATCATGGACCTGACCTAAGAGAGCCTCATACCAAATCGATAAAAGGGAAAGAAAATAAGGGGATTTATGAATTGCGAGTAAAGTTCTCAACGGATATCTCCAGAGTATTTTATTTTTTCTATACTGGCAGTACCTTTGTTTTGCTTCGTGGTTTTGTGAAAAAAACTAATAAGACTCCGCCAAGAGAAATAGAGAGAGCAAGGAAGTATAAAGAAGATTATGAAAGAAGGTGCAGTGATGAGTAAATTGGATGTTAAAACAAAGTCTGCAGGAGTAAAGTTTGACGACATTAAAGCGCAAATGATGGAAGATGCTGAATTTCAAGAGGAATACGACAAGCTGCAGCCAAGATACGAGCTGATTTCACAAATCATCGAAGCAAGAAAAAGTATGAAGATGACTCAAGAAGAGCTGGCTAAAAGAGCTGGAACCAGAAAGTCCAATATTTCCAGACTCGAGAGTGGCTCTTACAACCCGTCGTTAGACTTCCTCATCAAAATCGCTAAGGGATTGGGGAAAGATGTGCATATCGAAATTCGCTAATGATTGATTTTGATTGCGTAGTCTACAGCAAAAAAATAAAAGAATTAAATCGGTGGCATCCCAACACCGACGAGGCCTACTCCAACCGAAGCTAAGCACCCGCATAACAAGCTCAACTCCGACTAGCAAACGCTAGCCGGAGTTGAGTGCGTTGTGGGGAGGCTGAACTCCGGCGAAGCCGCGGTGGTCGGAGGTGATAATCTTTTTGGGTATTTTCCTCTATACGCAATTTCATTTATGATATACTTACTGGAAGGAATAGGAGGAATATTATGGCTAATTACAAATATTCAGTCAAGAACACAACGACTGTTCAGCGTGAGAAATTACGCAACATTGCACTTAGTTATTCCATCTTGGATGCTGCCGAACCAACGAATGAAACGATGAAATTAGTTGATCAATATGTCGATGGCAAAATTGAAATTTCAGATGCTTTGGAAAAAACGATTGAACGATATAGAAATTTAGTTGTGGCACATGATTGATTCCGATTTAATCCCAGAAACCAATGTACTAAAAAATAAGCTTGGTATTACTGATCAAACGTTGCTTGATCAAGCAGAAGCGGATATTACCTAAAAAGGATTTTCATTGAATTCAAAACTACTAAGAGACAAAGCTGCATATGTGCGCGATGCTTTAGTGCTTTACAATGTAAATGAGGCGCCAGAAAAAGATTATTTTATCAAAATCATTGAAGATTCCATTAATCAATATTAATGGAATCTTTTTTAATACCCCAAATATTGGAAAAATTTCCTTTTAATCGTAGTCTAATCTGTTTGGGTATAGTAAAATTGAGATTATAATAATTGTTTGTATTAAGTTGAAAAGCATAACTGATCAGCCCTCTGTTCTTCAAAGTATTTCGTTTTGTTCAGAATGAATTCTTTTTGCAGGACAGGGGGCATTTGTATGGGAAATTCAGCTGTCTCAGGCGGGCGCTTTGACAAATTCGCTCAGTCCTGAGCGAATTTGTCAAGAATCCGTATTATAAAACAACGCAAAAGTGATTGGAGGATTACAATGGGAGTTTTTGATTCATTCAAAGAATTGGTTACGCAAAAGCCGGTGGGGTTGAAGAAACCGGATTTTTATAAAGCCGACAGCGATGCGAAGAAGCAGCTGGAGCGGTTGCAGCAGCTTCATGCCACCGCGCCGGACCGGGTGAAGCCGCAGATTGAGCGCGATATGAAGTTGCTCGCGTACGGCATTGCCGGGGAGGAGAACGTCGCGTTCGAGCTGAACAACAGCTACCTGCCGATCATCGTTCTGCACGATCTGCGGCTCGAGCATGAGGGATTGTCGGTACAGATCGACTACCTGATCATCACCACGAAGTTTTGTCTTATCGTCGAATGCAAAAATCTTTTCGGCAACCTGGAAGTGAACAGCCGGGGCGAATTCATCCGCGAACTGGACTTCAATGGAAAACGCAAAAAGGAAGGCATCTACAGCCCCATCACGCAGAATGTGCGGCATATGGAGATGATCAAAGGAATCGGATCAGCAAATCAAAAAAATTTCGTTTCACGTACTGCATTCGAAAAGTATTTCAAAAAAAGTTATCGGTCTGTGATCGTCCTTGCAAACCCCAAAACCGTCATAAACGTGAAGTACGCCACCAAGGCAATCAAAGACCAGATCATTCGCAGCGACCAACTGATTGCCCACATCAAAAAACAAATCAGGGAAAGTAAAGATTTGGCATGGACGGAAAAAGAGATGTATCAGATAGCTGACTTTTTCATGAGTATGCACAAGGAAAATACCGTCGACTATGCACAAAAATATTTTCAGGGAGATAGTGTAGAACAAGCCACAGAAGTTGCTCAAGTTGAAATTGCTGTCGAGGAAACACCGCTTTATCGTGCTTTGAAACAATATCGCTATGAGACCAGTAAGATAGAGGGAATCAAGCCATATCATATTTACAGCAATGCACAGTTGGATGCCCTGATTTCAGCCATCCCCCAAAATCTGGACGATATCAGAAAAATATCCGGGTTTGGGGAGGTCAAGTGCGAAAAATATGGAACTGCGATTATTGAAATCGTGGACAAGTACAGAGAGGATTAAAGTGATTGAATCCAAAGTTTTACGTGAACTAGCCTCAATCACTTCGTATGAGAACAGACCCAGCATCAGTATATGATCAATTCCCGATTGAAAGGAGATGGCCCGACCACCGAAATCGACCTGATTATGATTTCAGCAACTGGCATCTATGTGTTCGAGTCGAAGAATTATAGCGGGTGGATTTTCGGCGACGAAGACAGCCGTAACTGGACCCAATCGCTTAAAGGAGGGAAAAAGTACCGGTTTTACAATCCCATTTGGCAAAATAAGAAACACATCAACATTCTGCAGAAACACCTGGAGATTGGCAGCGAAGTGTTCCGATCCTATATCATTTTCAGTGAACGCTGCGAGTTTAAGAAAATGTTCGTCCGCTCACCGGAAGTGAAGGTGATGAACCGGAATGTGCTGACGAGAGAAATCGAGCACGACCTGAATTCCTTGGCGGACCGGCTGACCATCTGGGAAATCAATAAAATCTACAACAAACTGGGCAGATATGCCCTGGCGGATGCCCAGACCAAACAAGCGCACATCGATGCGATGAGGTGGCGGAACTAGAAACTTGAATATCGAAATTGTCAGACGATTAATGTACATCATTCGAATTAAACAAGTTCTTTCGATGAACAAAACTAAAATATTGTTCAGATGAACCAATTTACCTCTTTTAGATAAAGATTTCATAGTGATTTAATTGTTAATGTGCTGAATGTTGAAGTATGGTTTGACATAATAATATAATATTTTGTAAAAAGGGATGAAACAATGGACATCAAAAAAATGATTCTTGAGATTGTTAATACAGAACAAAATAATATACGGTACTCTGCTGTTGCAATTGAAAAATTAGTAAATACAGTTATATATGATTATATTGAGCGACAGGGGAAAGAAGTATTCGTAAATCATCGTGTTGGAGATAAAGGCCCACACACGGAATATGATATCTATGCTCCGGATGGATTGGATGACTATGTTGGACGAACTGTATTTGATATAAAAATGGTGAGGCATCGAATGAATTACAGAAGAGTTATAGACCATACGGTTGGAAGGTTTGCAATACAAGGAGAGGGAATTGATAATTTAATAATCGTACTAGTTGGTGAAACATCAGGTAATATAAAATCAACAATTTTGCATAACAGTAATCTAACTTTTAATTTAGATATTTGGGACATTGATAAATTGGTGGAGATCTGTAAAAGAAACATTGATTTATTTTTAAATGTTTATGAAAATTTAAGTAAATATATCATTAAAGACGCTATATCAGAGGGAATAAAAAGAGATATACATACTAATGCAGAGAAGAGAGAAAAGTATTTAAAGCAATTAAGTGGGGAATATCATAATGATAATTTAGTGCTGTTCCTAGGTGCGGGAGTTTCCCGTGATGCTAATATATCAACTTGGGAAGCATTAATTTCAGAATTATTTGTTGCGTTGATAAACAAAGAAATGGATACTAAAGATATTAAGCTTACTGATGCTGACAGGGATGATATAGTAGCTTCAATAAAAAACCAAAATGGGTATTCTCCCCTATTACAAATACGCTTTCTCAGACAAGGGTTCGAAGACAATCTTGAAAATATTGTTAGAGAGATCTTGTACAAAAGGGTCAAAAAAACTTCAGATTTACTTAAAGAAATTGTACAGCTATGTGTACCAAATAGGGGTAAAACAGGGATACAGGCTATAATAAATTATAACTTTGATGATTTAATTGAGAAACATTTAGAGAATCAGAGGGTTAAGTATCGTTCCATTTATAGCGATGGTGTTAAGCCAAATTCAGATGAACTAGGAATTTATCATGTACATGGCTTTTTACCACAAAATAAAGGTGATTATGAAAACTTAGCTAAATCTCTTCTGGTATTTTCAGAAGAAGGGTATCATAAACTTTTACTAGAGCCTTATAATTGGGCTAATATGTCTCAATTAAACTATTTGACAAATAATACTTGCTTATTCATTGGATTATCTATGACAGATCCAAATTTACGTAGGTTATTAGATATTTCATCACAAAAAAACTTTGACGAAAACTGTACTCACTATGCTATTTTAAAACGCTTTACAATAAATGAGAACAATGATAATGATAAAATCATTACGTTCAATAAAATAAACGAAGAATTACAAGAATCTTTCTTTAGCGAGTTAGGAATTAACATAATTTGGGTTGATAATTATAATGATATTCCTGAGTTATTAAATGAAATCAAAAAGTAACACTTTCGGCAAAATGAAGAAAAGCGATACTGTAGGTAATCGTACCGTAGGAGGAATGATATATTGAATAGCCAACCAAGAGTATTTTTCAGTTATAGTTGGGATAATCCTGAAAATCAAGAGTGGATCTTAGCGTTAGTAGCAGACTTGAGAAATTCTGGAGTGCTAGCAGATTTAGATATTAACCAGACGCAAAAAGGTCTGGTGCATTTGGATACCATGATGGCTAACAATGTAAGAGACAATGATTATATAATAACGGTGTTTACTCCCGATTATGTTATGAAAGCAGATGCACAGATAGGTGGCGTTGGTGTAGAAACACGGCTTATTATGAATGTCTTAAAAAGTAATCCAAATAGGGTAATTCCTATTTTACTCGAAAGTACAGGAGGAACTTCACCAGTGCCGTTCTATTTGGGAAACTATATGTATATTGATTTCAGAGTTCCAGGGAATTACCAAATAAAATTTAAAGAATTACTTCATCGAATATTTAACAAAAATTTGATAGATTTACCTGATGTGGGACAACCTCCTCAATTGCTAGGGAGGGAAATTCAAGGACACTTGCAACGTAATTTGAATGTATACCCAGCAGTTTCGAATGAGAGAGTGGATTTAGTTCCAAATTTGAAGAAAATTACAGATAGAGATAAAAATAAATATATGAATGAGAGTTACAATACTATCATTTCAACCTTGGATAATTTGCTCGCTAGGACGGGCGAAAGTAATCAAAATTTCGAATGTGATAAGGAAATCATAACAAATCAGAAGAATGTGTATAAATTGTATGTTGATGGTAATTTACGATTTACTTTGAAGATATGGTTAGGTACGTCATTTGGAGGAAGTACACCCTCAATAAATCTATCTTATGATAATACATTTACTCATTCGGATAATTCATTCAATGAAATGATACGCTGTGAGACGAATGCAGAAAAGATACTCGGTCTAAAAATGACCATGAGATTGATGAACGCAGAAGAAATAATGAGTCCAAATGCAGTAGCTGAAGAGATTTGGTCTACGATTGTTGCAAGAATTAAATGATGGCTTTAGAGTTTTGGTATACTTCTGATGTGGGAAATCCACCAAATTTAGAACGATTTAGAAAGATATCTCTGCATTGAGGTTACAGTGATACATCTTCTTAACGCGATAAAAGGTAAGTAACATGTTAAAGACACATTAAATGTTATAGGATAATCTTTTTAATCGGTTTTTTCATCGACAAGGACGGTTAGGAGTTGGAAAACAACCATGAATCCAGAAAACCTTTACGAAAAGTATCAACAATTGTTGGAAGAAAACCAGCTCCTGAGAAATCGGATTGCATCTTTAGAAGCTACTCTTAAAAATGCAGGTGTGTCCTTAGTAGAAGAGGGTGCGACTAAGTATCTTGAATCCAAATCTGCCATCATTCCGACCCAAGCTTTAGGAAAGTCGTATTTAGATTCAGCGCAATCGCCAACCCCTTCTGTCAATAAATTCTCTCCTCCTGCCGAAAAAATCCGTCTTTTCATGTCGCTTTTCAAAGGTCGAGAGGATGTGTTCGCGCATAAGTATTTCAACAAGAAGCAAGGAAAGATGGTTTACGGCCCGATGAAATCTAAGCCTTGGGAACGTAAACCGGGGGATGGGGAGTATGCGCCATTTGATGAGCGGGTTGTCGATTACCATTTGCGTGGGTTTGATGGAATGATTGCAGGGGTATTTCCGATTTGTCTGGATGACACTTGTCATTTTTTGGCGATTGACTTGGATAAAGGGGAATGGCAAAGGGATGCCGAAGTGCTGCGGGATGTATGCAAAGAACTTGAAATCCCAGTGA is a window from the uncultured Trichococcus sp. genome containing:
- a CDS encoding glycosyltransferase family 2 protein yields the protein MQLKKKILYFSAFILTVIYLVWRGLYTLPWDGSIFALVFGILLWLSEILSNFTAVILIWSKNSSKEISKPDVSPELFPDVDVFIATHNEEVSLLLKTVNAAVNMAYPDKSKVHIYIADDANRIEVAALANQFSVGYIGLEGNKHAKSGNLNNALKYTQSPLIATFDADMIPYSDFLLETVPYFVDDWVRNADSDKQKRLGLIQTPQSFYNADLFQFNLFSETSLPNEQDFFSREVNVLNTAQDAAIYTGSNTLILRRAIDEAGGFPTDTITEDFELGARINAEGYRNISTTEPLASGLTPIDIPSAIRQRIRWGRGVVQSVHNLRILTNKNLTFRQKLVFLNSYLYWWAFLRRLLYIMAPILFTVFDVKVVDTDFWTLLLFWLPSYYFIHLSMQDLSSDIRTQRWGEVQETIFAPYMILPVFLQAIGIKETRFKVTNKAAVQSKKDILYMLPHLLLLSLTVIGIVKFNYGKYGSEIFYGSVITFWLLTHLFNLTFSVLFFLGRPAYRKSERFLAENPILVSYDSQEYRLMTKNHSEQGLSFFSADPLYFPEEAVLHFTVEKNEYRTRLTGKVVRVYEEQDGWVYGVELEEIPFEEYIQYLLIIYDGFNRSLPQFRDPWVNSFDRFIDNLSRRSGVHEDRGSSANKFPIIQVNEQIDVSGMEFLIRRFNYKHFYISSQQDLSKNGAFQVCIDGVPFDLSYVTRNDEDEYTFGIENLAVLMKDTAFETLLQKWRNKVGGVR
- a CDS encoding EAL domain-containing protein; amino-acid sequence: MDKMQELLDDLYLVCQPIMLCSRANVIDGYEILLRSTKLRAFPEKMFLWFIEKDERNARLMAYYFRELKKLVDKHSNTNLSLNLHPQQLQHPSTWAFLDNISSMRENVSIELTEHCCEFDPADGADALQNYISNLKNKGFSLAIDDIGSGQNNFELISKNVQNIHTIKISLLDFRNTNEDSMFFFLNNWLNFSNRYNLKLVVEGVESECISNKLKNLGMVYQQGYYHGKGQVLC
- a CDS encoding type II toxin-antitoxin system RelE/ParE family toxin codes for the protein MAYDVEFYQKENGEVPVRDFLESLPPKLRAKTFREIELLKDHGPDLREPHTKSIKGKENKGIYELRVKFSTDISRVFYFFYTGSTFVLLRGFVKKTNKTPPREIERARKYKEDYERRCSDE
- a CDS encoding lantibiotic ABC transporter permease — translated: MILILLRTALFILSIYGFKWLLQQALALDPKIAWIAACCLNILILYFGAFAGLLAPTTTGLAGTGWLLAGYASYRKFRQKQLFNPGLHLVTIGLLFYFLIFAATLLETKLEHYDNFSHWATIVKFLYTESRLPSASDALIGFGSYPPGSSLFVYYAAKMIGYNDGVLLMGQFLLIFSCVISLLAPIRDESRGLVVAMNFSMLAIFNYFNISIRMNNLLVDFLLPLLTLAGIAGIYRMRENIKALSVYFVLIASVLSLVKNSAVFFVVLLCGYYLYTVIGSRNRFKKVWHIPVNVVAVFGSALTPYLIWARHAGEQFSSSKHAVSLSGYKQIFLEKDASVTAAITEKFLAALTDLATIPFQGIILFHLIMISAYLIMRFLIGRKNSLLRCTLLVDLIIAAYYSGIYFMFLFSMPTEEALVLAGFERYASSIIIFSLGIAMMVLSREIDYSLFEQAVKNRNHRSFRSLTNKKVYQNSSLGLLFFAMIMLLSENNGMKYNNTLYEESVPAAFSEISGNQMMMNGDRYLVISADQEAVENYLISYVGKYYLYSPNVDAVENLIMDDETFLNLLKNYDKFVVLDAHYTFNALTEKLIHKHFEPGIYAVDDYF
- a CDS encoding helix-turn-helix transcriptional regulator, which encodes MSKLDVKTKSAGVKFDDIKAQMMEDAEFQEEYDKLQPRYELISQIIEARKSMKMTQEELAKRAGTRKSNISRLESGSYNPSLDFLIKIAKGLGKDVHIEIR
- a CDS encoding bifunctional glycosyltransferase family 2/GtrA family protein gives rise to the protein MENIVIVIPSLEPDTKLLDLLSSIRKRGHNWPIVIVDDGSGDGYQALFEAAEKEYDCEVLRHEMNKGKGAAIKTAIRHILSESKKAEYIVTIDSDGQHTPDDMIKCIQAAEVHENALVLGVRDFSQNIPLRSKFGNLLTRKVMRLMTGIDIKDTQTGLRVIPALFMERLLEIPGDRFEYETQMLLETKRNDWKIYSQEISTIYLDENASSHFRVIADSIAIYAVFFKYLLSSIAAFLLDVAVYALILRLLKAVSLYSIGVSSLGARGVSSLFNYFVNRNVVFSNTSGRSSFLKYFALVLIQILLSTNLVYFGHLLFPRFDTVPIKIMVDGLLFFFSYYIQKNFIFTR